In Hemitrygon akajei chromosome 9, sHemAka1.3, whole genome shotgun sequence, the following are encoded in one genomic region:
- the glo1 gene encoding lactoylglutathione lyase isoform X2: MAQELTGLTDEQAYAACSEPDPNTKDFIMQQTMLRVKDPKKSLDFYTRIIGMTLLQKIDVPSMKFTLFFLGFEDKKEIPTEKNEHTAWTFSRRATIELTHNWGTEVDENQAYHNGNSDPRGFGKMKGLAFIQDPDGYWIEILSPNQMLAIV; this comes from the exons ATGGCGCAGGAGCTCACTGGCCTCACGGATGAACAGGCTTATGCCGCTTGTTCGGAACCGGACCCGAATACCAAG GATTTTATAATGCAACAGACAATGCTGAGAGTGAAGGATCCGAAAAAATCTCTTGATTTTTACACCAGAATCATTGGAATGAC ATTGCTGCAGAAAATTGATGTTCCCTCGATGAAATTCACACTCTTCTTTCTGGGTTTTGAGGACAAAAAGGAAATCCCAACAGAAAAGAACGAGCATACGGCCTGGACCTTCTCTAGGAGGGCTACCATTGAGCTGACGCA CAACTGGGGCACAGAGGTGGATGAAAACCAGGCCTACCACAACGGCAATTCTGACCCCAGAGGATTTG GTAAAATGAAGGGGCTCGCTTTCATCCAGGATCCAGATGGTTATTGGATAGAGATTCTCAGCCCAAACCAAATGCTTGCGATAGTATGA
- the glo1 gene encoding lactoylglutathione lyase isoform X1, which yields MAQELTGLTDEQAYAACSEPDPNTKDFIMQQTMLRVKDPKKSLDFYTRIIGMTLLQKIDVPSMKFTLFFLGFEDKKEIPTEKNEHTAWTFSRRATIELTHNWGTEVDENQAYHNGNSDPRGFGHLGIAVPDVYAACKRFEELGVKFVKKVDDGKMKGLAFIQDPDGYWIEILSPNQMLAIV from the exons ATGGCGCAGGAGCTCACTGGCCTCACGGATGAACAGGCTTATGCCGCTTGTTCGGAACCGGACCCGAATACCAAG GATTTTATAATGCAACAGACAATGCTGAGAGTGAAGGATCCGAAAAAATCTCTTGATTTTTACACCAGAATCATTGGAATGAC ATTGCTGCAGAAAATTGATGTTCCCTCGATGAAATTCACACTCTTCTTTCTGGGTTTTGAGGACAAAAAGGAAATCCCAACAGAAAAGAACGAGCATACGGCCTGGACCTTCTCTAGGAGGGCTACCATTGAGCTGACGCA CAACTGGGGCACAGAGGTGGATGAAAACCAGGCCTACCACAACGGCAATTCTGACCCCAGAGGATTTG GTCACTTGGGCATTGCTGTCCCTGATGTTTATGCAGCTTGTAAGCGGTTTGAGGAACTTGGAGTAAAGTTTGTGAAGAAGGTGGATGATG GTAAAATGAAGGGGCTCGCTTTCATCCAGGATCCAGATGGTTATTGGATAGAGATTCTCAGCCCAAACCAAATGCTTGCGATAGTATGA